Proteins found in one Amycolatopsis umgeniensis genomic segment:
- a CDS encoding L-threonylcarbamoyladenylate synthase, with the protein MSAVYDCSKRESRADGLAAAASAVRSSRLVVLPTDTVYGIGADAFDGGAVQSLLRAKNRGPDMPVGVLVGSWSTVDGLVLGTPPQARALIEAFWPGDLSIVLPHAPSLQWDLGQSRGTVMLRMPLHPVALELLRDVGPMAVSSANVSGQPPASTAQEAVDQLGDSVAVYLDGGSTGEAVPSSMVDLTGDDPVVLREGAVSRAAIAEVLGVPAESLA; encoded by the coding sequence ATGAGCGCGGTGTACGACTGCAGCAAGCGTGAATCCCGGGCCGACGGGCTCGCCGCGGCGGCGAGCGCGGTGCGCTCCAGCCGCCTCGTGGTCCTCCCGACCGACACGGTCTACGGCATCGGAGCGGACGCCTTCGACGGCGGCGCCGTCCAGTCCCTCCTGCGGGCCAAGAACCGCGGCCCGGACATGCCGGTCGGCGTCCTGGTCGGCTCCTGGTCCACTGTGGACGGACTCGTGCTCGGCACGCCGCCGCAGGCCCGTGCACTCATCGAGGCCTTCTGGCCTGGCGACCTCTCCATCGTCCTGCCGCACGCGCCGAGCCTGCAGTGGGATCTCGGCCAGTCACGCGGCACGGTGATGCTGCGCATGCCACTGCATCCGGTCGCGCTGGAACTGCTGCGCGACGTCGGCCCGATGGCGGTCTCCAGCGCCAACGTCTCCGGCCAGCCGCCCGCCTCCACCGCGCAGGAGGCCGTCGACCAGCTCGGCGACAGCGTCGCGGTGTACCTCGACGGCGGGTCCACCGGTGAGGCCGTTCCGTCCTCGATGGTCGATCTCACCGGCGACGACCCGGTCGTCCTGCGGGAGGGCGCGGTCAGCCGTGCCGCGATCGCGGAAGTACTGGGAGTGCCCGCGGAGTCACTGGCCTAG
- a CDS encoding M6 family metalloprotease domain-containing protein, with product MRSSLRRAPLRTLAVLATAVLLPGLFAQPASAAAPAKGWPAAIDGSTWENQDHMTWDDYRKPPGTNWADPALKPTKRTFKGAVVLADYPDQEFAVTQPTHSTVFGNPGPAASNIPRANVAKFYQDFLNKPQALNQGHTINEYWMEDSGGRMGVALTAFGPYRLPGKSFEYGMEFQPGACPPGANCKRDLRADAGAAWRADVGDVSKQFDFVFYLSAGQDESATWQEFGVMKFGEPGNVPDEFGPGVAGMPNAASTRYVPWTSWKSAASIWPNAVTGSSTQAESSGQAVYAHELSHILGIGDNYNNPFGTPPSRTYTGPWEMMSRGSFNGPGGPHTRWQIPATQGGSMGSHHMLRTKMKLDIIDLDDVLKLDRKQLAKTGPVSARITARSVIPGQGAYSGMNIALTGGDLSPKCDRSKDPFCDGGGYDNYTVEVVDRMGSDSFAPDSGVIIAKTKNQDNAPFEWIVDAHPADIGMTDYKKPDGTAVPIPIGDYRQLNDAAFKAGTGSASKYEYTDEANRLKFLVSDVERDRKGVLSYVVTVASLDGAGSQARGVSLWPSAPAFGKNGLATCSFPVFNTGNAKGSVAPYNTDTYRLSASTTAKGWEVRLPNELSTVPFGGRSSATAHAKRAAGGDHVAQIKLTATSIADPAKTATSVCTAFAF from the coding sequence ATGCGATCGTCTCTCCGACGAGCCCCACTCAGAACACTCGCCGTCCTCGCCACCGCCGTACTGCTGCCGGGTCTGTTCGCCCAGCCCGCGTCCGCGGCGGCGCCCGCGAAGGGCTGGCCCGCCGCGATCGACGGGTCGACCTGGGAGAACCAGGACCACATGACGTGGGACGACTACCGCAAGCCACCCGGCACCAACTGGGCCGACCCCGCGCTGAAGCCGACCAAACGGACGTTCAAGGGCGCCGTGGTGCTCGCTGACTACCCGGATCAGGAATTCGCCGTCACGCAGCCGACGCATTCGACGGTGTTCGGCAACCCCGGCCCCGCCGCCAGCAACATCCCCCGTGCCAACGTCGCGAAGTTCTACCAGGACTTCCTCAACAAACCGCAGGCGCTCAACCAGGGTCACACGATCAACGAGTACTGGATGGAGGACTCCGGCGGCAGGATGGGCGTCGCGCTGACCGCGTTCGGGCCCTACCGGCTGCCGGGCAAGTCCTTCGAATACGGCATGGAGTTCCAGCCCGGCGCGTGCCCGCCGGGCGCGAACTGCAAGCGTGACCTGCGTGCCGACGCGGGCGCCGCGTGGCGGGCGGACGTGGGCGACGTCTCCAAGCAGTTCGACTTCGTCTTCTATCTTTCCGCCGGTCAGGACGAGAGTGCGACCTGGCAGGAATTCGGCGTGATGAAATTCGGTGAGCCGGGCAACGTTCCCGACGAATTCGGTCCCGGTGTCGCCGGAATGCCGAACGCCGCGTCCACCCGCTATGTCCCGTGGACGTCTTGGAAATCCGCGGCGAGCATCTGGCCGAACGCGGTCACCGGTTCCTCGACGCAGGCGGAAAGCTCGGGTCAGGCGGTTTACGCGCACGAATTGAGCCACATTCTCGGTATCGGAGACAACTACAACAACCCGTTCGGGACACCGCCGTCCAGGACCTACACCGGTCCGTGGGAGATGATGTCGCGCGGCAGCTTCAACGGTCCCGGCGGACCGCACACCCGCTGGCAGATCCCGGCGACGCAGGGCGGCTCGATGGGGTCGCATCACATGCTGCGCACCAAGATGAAGCTCGACATCATCGACCTCGACGATGTGCTCAAACTGGACCGGAAGCAGCTCGCCAAAACCGGCCCGGTTTCGGCGCGGATCACCGCTCGTTCGGTCATTCCCGGACAGGGCGCCTACAGTGGAATGAACATCGCGCTGACCGGTGGGGACCTTTCGCCGAAATGCGACCGCTCCAAGGATCCTTTCTGCGACGGCGGCGGATACGACAATTACACCGTCGAGGTCGTCGACCGGATGGGCAGTGATTCCTTCGCTCCCGATTCCGGCGTCATCATCGCGAAGACGAAGAACCAGGACAACGCACCGTTCGAGTGGATCGTCGACGCGCATCCGGCCGACATCGGCATGACCGACTACAAGAAGCCGGACGGCACCGCGGTCCCGATCCCCATCGGCGACTACCGCCAGCTCAACGACGCGGCCTTCAAGGCGGGCACCGGTTCGGCGAGCAAGTACGAGTACACCGACGAGGCGAACCGGCTGAAGTTCCTGGTCTCGGACGTCGAGCGCGACCGCAAGGGCGTGCTGTCCTACGTCGTCACGGTGGCTTCGCTCGACGGCGCGGGCTCGCAGGCGAGGGGCGTTTCGCTGTGGCCGTCGGCACCGGCGTTCGGCAAGAACGGGCTCGCGACCTGCTCGTTCCCGGTGTTCAACACGGGCAACGCGAAGGGTTCGGTGGCGCCGTACAACACCGATACCTACCGCCTGAGCGCGTCCACCACCGCGAAGGGCTGGGAGGTCCGGCTGCCGAACGAGCTGTCCACCGTCCCGTTCGGCGGGCGCTCGTCGGCGACGGCGCACGCCAAACGGGCCGCGGGCGGTGACCACGTCGCGCAGATCAAGCTGACCGCGACGTCGATCGCCGACCCGGCCAAGACGGCGACGTCGGTCTGTACCGCTTTCGCCTTCTGA
- the prmC gene encoding peptide chain release factor N(5)-glutamine methyltransferase, with product MNRQPLRLAIMEATRILTEAGVASPRSDAELIASHVLGVERGRLPMVPLVDPPVIDAIGQLVNQRAKRIPLQYLTGWAALGDITVNVGAGVFVPRPETELLLEWGLKLLHGREYPVVVDLCTGSGALALAVQHARPDAVVYAVDIDAQALAWARHNADVHADAGDTPIRLYSGDVADSTMFAELDGLVDLVLCNPPYVPEGTPVPAEVAEHDPARAVFAEESGLAVIRHAIAAAARLLRPTGGMAIEHDDTHGSAVPALVRARRVLTDVRGHLDLAGRPRFVTALRVS from the coding sequence GTGAACCGGCAGCCGTTGCGCCTCGCCATCATGGAAGCGACCCGCATCCTCACCGAGGCCGGTGTGGCATCACCGCGCTCGGACGCGGAGCTGATCGCCTCGCATGTCCTCGGCGTGGAACGCGGCCGCCTGCCGATGGTGCCGCTGGTGGACCCGCCGGTCATCGACGCGATCGGCCAGCTCGTGAACCAGCGGGCCAAACGGATCCCGCTGCAGTACCTCACCGGATGGGCCGCGCTCGGCGACATCACGGTCAACGTCGGCGCCGGGGTGTTCGTCCCGCGTCCGGAGACCGAGCTGCTCCTGGAATGGGGCCTCAAACTGCTGCACGGGCGCGAGTACCCGGTGGTGGTCGACCTGTGCACCGGCTCGGGAGCGCTGGCGCTGGCCGTGCAGCACGCGCGGCCGGACGCCGTCGTGTACGCCGTCGACATCGACGCGCAGGCCCTCGCCTGGGCCCGGCACAACGCCGACGTCCACGCCGACGCGGGGGACACGCCCATCCGCCTGTACTCCGGCGACGTCGCCGACAGCACGATGTTCGCCGAGCTCGACGGGCTCGTCGACCTGGTCCTGTGCAACCCGCCGTACGTCCCCGAGGGCACGCCGGTGCCCGCGGAGGTCGCCGAGCACGACCCGGCGCGGGCGGTGTTCGCGGAGGAGAGCGGGCTGGCGGTGATCCGGCACGCGATCGCCGCCGCCGCGCGGCTGCTGCGGCCGACCGGCGGGATGGCGATCGAGCACGACGACACGCACGGCTCCGCCGTCCCGGCGCTGGTGCGGGCTCGACGGGTGCTGACCGACGTCCGAGGTCACCTCGACCTCGCCGGCCGCCCGCGTTTCGTCACCGCCTTGCGCGTCTCCTGA
- a CDS encoding HD domain-containing protein yields the protein MEALARFGFELGVLKRIRRAGWWQAGVRDPESVAEHTTRVAQLAGLLAAEGGADPAKAAYLALWHDTQETRTGDLPHTIKGFVEKPDPRAITAAQTSALPGAARDSVRDAVDEYEAAKSPEALYARDADKLEMLLQAVEYRDIGVQNVDEWIASAKKSLQTDLARRVAEAALTLSSLSWRVR from the coding sequence GTGGAAGCCCTGGCCAGATTCGGGTTCGAACTGGGTGTGCTCAAGCGGATCCGGCGGGCGGGATGGTGGCAGGCCGGGGTCCGCGATCCCGAATCGGTCGCCGAGCACACCACACGGGTCGCGCAACTGGCCGGTCTGCTGGCGGCCGAGGGCGGCGCGGATCCGGCGAAGGCGGCGTACCTCGCGCTCTGGCACGACACGCAGGAGACGCGGACCGGCGACCTCCCGCACACGATCAAGGGTTTCGTCGAGAAGCCGGACCCCCGGGCGATCACCGCCGCGCAGACGTCGGCCCTTCCCGGCGCCGCGCGTGACTCGGTGCGCGACGCCGTCGACGAGTACGAAGCCGCGAAGAGCCCGGAGGCGCTGTACGCGCGCGACGCGGACAAGCTCGAGATGCTGCTCCAGGCCGTCGAGTACCGCGACATCGGCGTGCAGAACGTCGACGAGTGGATCGCTTCGGCGAAGAAGAGCCTTCAGACCGACCTCGCGCGGAGGGTGGCAGAAGCGGCCCTGACGTTGTCTTCGCTCTCGTGGCGGGTGCGCTGA
- the prfA gene encoding peptide chain release factor 1 — protein MDSSSLKGLLEEHAQLEEQLADPSVHADQARARKLGRRYAELSPVVKTVRELDTARDDLETAKELASEDSTFAAEAEEISAKIPVLESKLTELLLPRDPYDGSDVVMEIKSGEGGEESALFAGDLLRMYLRYAERHGWKAEVLDSVDSDLGGFKDVTVSIKSRSADVDGVWARLKFEGGVHRVQRVPATESQGRIHTSASGVLIYPEPEDVEVEIDPNDLRIDVYRSSGPGGQSVNTTDSAVRITHLPTGVVVSCQNEKSQIQNRARALQVLQARLQAIAEEEAAAKASDARRSQVRTVDRSERVRTYNFAENRIADHRVNYKAYNLDQVLDGDLDGVLNALITADREERLAAHAG, from the coding sequence GTGGATTCGAGTTCGCTGAAGGGTCTGCTCGAAGAGCACGCCCAGCTGGAAGAGCAGCTGGCCGACCCGTCCGTGCACGCCGACCAGGCGCGCGCACGCAAGCTCGGCCGCCGTTACGCGGAGCTGAGCCCGGTCGTCAAGACGGTCCGTGAGCTCGACACCGCCCGCGACGACCTCGAGACGGCGAAGGAACTGGCGTCGGAGGATTCGACCTTCGCGGCCGAGGCCGAGGAGATCTCCGCCAAGATCCCCGTACTCGAGTCCAAACTCACCGAACTGCTCCTGCCGCGCGACCCGTACGACGGCTCCGACGTGGTCATGGAGATCAAATCGGGTGAAGGCGGCGAGGAGTCGGCGCTGTTCGCCGGCGACCTGCTGCGCATGTACCTGCGCTACGCCGAGCGTCACGGCTGGAAGGCCGAGGTCCTCGACTCGGTCGACTCGGACCTCGGCGGTTTCAAGGACGTCACCGTGTCCATCAAGAGCCGTTCGGCCGACGTCGACGGTGTCTGGGCGCGGCTCAAGTTCGAGGGCGGGGTGCACCGCGTGCAGCGCGTGCCCGCCACCGAATCGCAGGGCCGCATCCACACCTCCGCGTCCGGCGTGCTCATCTACCCCGAACCCGAGGACGTCGAGGTCGAGATCGACCCCAACGACCTGCGGATCGACGTCTACCGCTCGTCCGGCCCCGGCGGCCAGAGCGTGAACACGACCGACTCGGCCGTGCGTATCACCCACCTCCCGACCGGTGTGGTCGTCTCGTGCCAGAACGAGAAGTCGCAGATCCAGAACCGTGCCCGCGCCCTGCAGGTGCTGCAGGCCCGCCTCCAGGCGATCGCCGAGGAGGAGGCCGCCGCGAAGGCGTCGGACGCGCGTCGCTCGCAGGTCCGCACCGTTGACCGCTCCGAGCGGGTCCGCACTTACAACTTCGCCGAGAACCGCATCGCCGACCACCGGGTGAACTACAAGGCGTACAACCTGGACCAGGTCCTCGACGGTGACCTCGACGGCGTGCTGAACGCCCTCATCACCGCGGACCGCGAGGAGCGGCTCGCCGCCCACGCCGGCTAG
- the rpmE gene encoding 50S ribosomal protein L31 produces MKSGIHPEYVVTNVNCDCGNTFTTRSTKTSGNLHVEICSNCHPFYTGKQKLMDTGGRVARFEARYGKRKKAEDAK; encoded by the coding sequence ATGAAAAGCGGTATTCACCCCGAGTACGTGGTCACGAACGTGAACTGCGACTGCGGTAACACCTTCACCACGCGCAGCACCAAGACCTCCGGCAACCTCCACGTCGAGATCTGCTCGAACTGCCACCCGTTCTACACCGGCAAGCAGAAGCTCATGGACACCGGCGGCCGCGTCGCGCGCTTCGAGGCTCGCTACGGCAAGCGCAAGAAGGCCGAAGACGCCAAGTAG
- a CDS encoding CHAP domain-containing protein, which produces MRTILAKVAKPASVAALAIAALALAPVAGAAPAAPEAGATITAADINPAAGTFTTISDGDLSIQGAGDGTPAGAVQWFKNKAGSTAYQGLCEKAVENAYGTTGVWASANAHWNGASPKHTTGTPPKGSFVYWNISQWGHVGIADGSGGIYASSIGGKIGHASSVNYFNNYRGWTPAAVPHR; this is translated from the coding sequence ATGCGCACCATCCTCGCCAAGGTGGCGAAGCCGGCGTCCGTCGCCGCGCTGGCCATCGCGGCTCTCGCACTGGCTCCGGTCGCCGGGGCCGCTCCGGCCGCCCCCGAAGCGGGCGCCACCATCACCGCCGCCGACATCAACCCGGCCGCGGGCACGTTCACCACGATTTCCGACGGTGACCTGTCCATCCAGGGCGCCGGGGACGGCACGCCCGCCGGCGCCGTCCAGTGGTTCAAGAACAAGGCAGGCTCCACCGCGTACCAGGGCCTCTGCGAGAAGGCCGTCGAGAACGCGTACGGGACCACCGGCGTCTGGGCCTCGGCCAACGCGCACTGGAACGGCGCGAGCCCGAAGCACACGACCGGGACGCCGCCGAAGGGCTCCTTCGTGTACTGGAACATCAGCCAGTGGGGCCACGTCGGCATCGCTGACGGCTCCGGCGGGATCTACGCCTCCAGCATCGGCGGCAAGATCGGCCACGCCTCGAGCGTGAACTACTTCAACAACTACCGCGGCTGGACCCCCGCGGCCGTCCCGCACCGCTGA
- the rho gene encoding transcription termination factor Rho: MSNTDLLSDVEGGAAESNGVVAPKRTVGGLTGKTVAELRSIAGDLGIGETTGMRKGDLIAAIRERQGKTKRKTPAAASETLPLEGIDAPRKAPKAEAPKSEAPKQEAPKAEAPKAESAPAEAPRAEKAEKTERSSENGSAPAAERPAQQENGPQDGQSQQEEGGRSRRRRGSNRAAGSPEQGGQQRERGEQRDRGDRNERGDRGEQGGNRQGNRDGGRDGNRDNRGQDNRQRNQQGGGQDNSQRQGQNQGPQGDDDEEGGRRGRRFRDRRRRGAGGGREQGGSPDTEIREDDVLLPVAGILDVLDNYAFVRTSGYLAGPNDVYVSLSLVRKYGLRRGDALTGVVRQPRDGEQQRQKFNPLVRVDSINGLEPDEAKRRPEFTKLTPLYPNERLRLETEPHKLTTRVIDLVMPVGKGQRALIVSPPKAGKTTIMQDIANAISTNNPECHLMVVLVDERPEEVTDMQRSVKGEVIASTFDRPPSDHTSVAELAIERAKRLVEMGHDVVVLLDSITRLGRAYNLAAPASGRILSGGVDSTALFPPKRFLGAARNIENGGSLTIFATTMVETGSTGDTVIFEEFKGTANADLKLDRKIAERRVFPAVDINPSGTRKEDLLLSPDELAVTHKLHRVLHALDSQQAIDLLISRLRKTKTNIEFLMQVSKTALGSNDDD, translated from the coding sequence GTGAGCAACACCGATCTTTTGAGCGACGTCGAAGGTGGCGCCGCCGAGTCGAACGGCGTCGTCGCTCCCAAGCGCACGGTCGGCGGATTGACCGGCAAGACCGTTGCCGAACTGCGCTCGATCGCTGGGGACCTCGGCATCGGCGAGACCACGGGTATGCGTAAGGGCGACCTGATCGCGGCCATCCGTGAGCGTCAGGGCAAGACCAAGCGCAAGACCCCCGCGGCGGCGAGCGAAACGCTTCCGCTCGAGGGGATCGACGCACCACGCAAGGCTCCCAAGGCCGAGGCGCCCAAGTCGGAGGCCCCGAAGCAGGAGGCCCCGAAGGCCGAAGCGCCGAAGGCCGAATCCGCCCCGGCCGAGGCCCCTCGCGCCGAGAAGGCCGAAAAGACCGAGAGGTCTTCGGAGAACGGCTCCGCGCCCGCCGCCGAGCGGCCCGCGCAGCAGGAGAACGGGCCGCAGGACGGCCAGTCGCAGCAGGAAGAGGGCGGCCGCAGCCGTCGTCGTCGCGGCTCCAACCGCGCCGCGGGTTCACCCGAACAGGGTGGCCAGCAGCGTGAACGCGGTGAGCAGCGTGACCGTGGCGACCGCAACGAGCGTGGCGATCGCGGTGAGCAGGGCGGCAACCGTCAGGGCAACCGCGACGGCGGTCGTGACGGCAACCGCGACAACCGCGGCCAGGACAACCGCCAGCGCAACCAGCAGGGCGGCGGCCAGGACAACAGCCAGCGCCAGGGCCAGAACCAGGGCCCGCAGGGTGACGACGACGAGGAAGGCGGCCGTCGCGGCCGTCGCTTCCGCGACCGTCGCCGCCGGGGTGCCGGCGGTGGCCGTGAACAGGGCGGTTCGCCCGACACCGAGATCCGCGAGGACGACGTCCTGCTGCCCGTCGCGGGCATCCTGGACGTGCTCGACAACTACGCGTTCGTGCGTACCTCGGGCTACCTCGCCGGGCCGAACGACGTGTACGTCTCGCTGTCGCTGGTCCGCAAGTACGGCCTGCGCCGCGGTGACGCCCTCACCGGCGTCGTGCGTCAGCCGCGTGACGGCGAGCAGCAGCGGCAGAAGTTCAACCCGCTGGTGCGCGTCGACTCGATCAACGGCCTGGAGCCGGACGAGGCCAAGCGTCGTCCGGAGTTCACCAAGCTGACCCCGCTGTACCCGAACGAGCGACTGCGCCTCGAGACCGAGCCGCACAAGCTCACGACCCGTGTCATCGACCTGGTGATGCCGGTCGGCAAGGGGCAGCGTGCCCTGATCGTGTCGCCGCCGAAGGCCGGTAAGACGACGATCATGCAGGACATCGCGAACGCGATCTCGACGAACAACCCCGAGTGCCACCTGATGGTCGTGCTCGTGGACGAGCGTCCTGAAGAAGTCACCGACATGCAGCGGTCGGTGAAGGGTGAGGTCATCGCCTCGACCTTCGACCGCCCGCCGTCCGACCACACCTCGGTCGCGGAGCTGGCCATCGAGCGGGCGAAGCGTCTGGTCGAGATGGGCCACGACGTCGTCGTGCTGCTCGACTCGATCACCCGTCTCGGCCGTGCGTACAACCTCGCGGCCCCGGCTTCCGGCCGGATCCTCTCCGGTGGTGTCGACTCGACGGCGCTCTTCCCGCCGAAGCGTTTCCTCGGCGCGGCGCGCAACATCGAGAACGGCGGATCGCTCACGATCTTCGCCACCACGATGGTCGAGACCGGATCCACCGGTGACACGGTGATCTTCGAGGAGTTCAAGGGAACCGCCAACGCGGACCTCAAGCTCGACCGGAAGATCGCCGAGCGCCGGGTGTTCCCCGCGGTGGACATCAACCCGTCCGGTACCCGCAAGGAAGATCTGCTGCTTTCGCCGGACGAGCTCGCGGTCACCCACAAGCTGCACCGGGTGCTGCACGCGCTGGACTCGCAGCAGGCCATCGACCTGCTGATCTCGCGACTGCGCAAGACGAAGACCAACATCGAGTTCCTCATGCAGGTCTCGAAGACGGCCCTCGGCTCGAACGACGACGACTGA
- the thrB gene encoding homoserine kinase → MTLLKVKVPASSANLGPGFDTLGLALALYDRVELRITDHGLKIEVIDAGAGGVDDVPTDESHLVVRAFRRGCEHLGLRPPGLHLRCFNAIPHARGLGSSAAAVVTGVAAAYALAEKALDDDALQLAAGFEGHADNAAASLLGGFVVAWNEGERFLAERLQPHHDIRPVVAIPALRSSTDATRGLLPAQVPHADAAFTAGRAALAVHALTSRPDLLLSATEDRLHQHYRAPAYPASSELVRALRAEGVAAAISGAGPSVLALTTEGILPTGVDVTSFDVTELPIDPGGVQVAAQ, encoded by the coding sequence ATGACGCTGCTCAAGGTCAAGGTCCCGGCGTCTTCGGCGAACCTCGGACCGGGGTTCGACACGCTGGGCCTGGCGCTGGCGCTGTACGACCGGGTCGAACTCCGGATCACCGACCACGGGCTCAAGATCGAGGTGATCGACGCGGGCGCCGGCGGCGTCGACGACGTCCCGACCGACGAATCGCACCTGGTCGTGCGGGCTTTCCGGCGTGGCTGTGAGCATCTCGGCCTCCGGCCGCCCGGCTTGCACCTGCGCTGCTTCAACGCCATCCCGCACGCCCGCGGCCTCGGCTCGTCCGCGGCCGCCGTCGTGACCGGCGTCGCGGCGGCGTACGCGCTGGCGGAGAAGGCCCTGGACGACGACGCGCTCCAGTTGGCCGCCGGGTTCGAGGGACACGCCGACAACGCGGCGGCGAGCCTTCTGGGCGGCTTCGTGGTCGCCTGGAACGAGGGCGAGCGGTTCCTCGCCGAACGGCTCCAGCCGCATCACGACATCCGGCCCGTGGTCGCCATCCCGGCACTGCGGTCCTCGACGGACGCGACGCGCGGCCTGCTTCCCGCCCAGGTCCCGCACGCCGACGCGGCGTTCACGGCGGGGCGCGCGGCGCTCGCGGTCCACGCGCTCACTTCGCGCCCTGACCTGTTGCTCTCCGCGACCGAAGATCGGCTCCATCAGCATTACCGGGCGCCCGCGTACCCGGCGAGCAGCGAGCTGGTGCGCGCGCTGCGGGCCGAAGGGGTGGCCGCGGCCATCTCCGGAGCCGGTCCGAGCGTGCTCGCGCTGACCACCGAAGGAATACTCCCGACGGGCGTCGACGTTACATCTTTCGACGTCACCGAGCTGCCGATCGATCCGGGCGGCGTTCAGGTTGCGGCTCAGTAA
- the thrC gene encoding threonine synthase has protein sequence MIPQPWPGIIQAYPDRIPVPAGAKVITLGEGNTPLLPAPHLSELTGCEVHLKVEGVNPTGSFKDRGMTVAITHALASGLQAVICASTGNTSASAAAYAARAGLTCAVLVPQGKIAMGKLAQAVLHGARILQVDGNFDDCLELAQKTAIDYPVTLVNSVNPVRIAGQKSAAFEICDALGKAPDIHCLPVGNAGNITAYWAGYSEYAGDGVVKNTPRMFGFQAAGAAPLVHGEPVADPDTIATAIRIGSPASWDGAMKAKNASAGLFEAITDEKILEAYRLLARKEGVFVEPASATSVAGLLATAADGRLPKGSTVVCTVTGHGLKDPATALEGNVEVEPLAVDPTAVAAALDLR, from the coding sequence GTGATTCCCCAACCATGGCCAGGGATCATCCAGGCCTACCCCGACCGGATCCCGGTGCCGGCCGGCGCGAAGGTGATCACCCTCGGCGAAGGCAACACCCCGTTGCTGCCCGCGCCGCACCTTTCGGAACTGACCGGCTGCGAGGTCCACCTCAAGGTCGAAGGCGTGAACCCGACCGGTTCGTTCAAGGACCGCGGGATGACCGTCGCCATCACGCACGCGCTCGCCAGCGGGCTCCAGGCGGTCATCTGCGCCTCCACCGGCAACACTTCGGCGTCGGCCGCGGCCTACGCGGCCCGCGCCGGGCTCACCTGCGCGGTGCTGGTCCCGCAGGGCAAGATCGCGATGGGCAAACTCGCCCAGGCAGTCCTGCACGGCGCGCGGATCCTGCAGGTGGACGGCAACTTCGACGATTGCCTCGAACTGGCGCAGAAGACCGCGATCGACTACCCCGTGACCCTGGTCAACTCGGTCAACCCGGTGCGCATCGCCGGCCAGAAGTCGGCCGCGTTCGAGATCTGCGACGCACTCGGCAAGGCTCCGGACATCCACTGCCTGCCGGTGGGCAACGCGGGCAACATCACCGCCTACTGGGCGGGCTATTCGGAGTACGCGGGCGACGGTGTGGTGAAGAACACCCCTCGGATGTTCGGCTTCCAGGCGGCCGGTGCCGCGCCCCTCGTGCACGGCGAGCCGGTGGCCGATCCGGACACCATCGCGACCGCGATCCGCATCGGCAGCCCCGCGTCCTGGGACGGCGCGATGAAGGCGAAGAACGCCTCCGCCGGGCTGTTCGAGGCCATCACCGACGAGAAGATCCTCGAGGCGTACAGGCTGCTCGCGCGCAAGGAGGGCGTGTTCGTCGAACCCGCGTCGGCGACCAGCGTCGCGGGCCTGCTCGCCACGGCCGCCGACGGACGCCTGCCGAAGGGGTCGACCGTTGTGTGCACCGTCACCGGGCACGGTCTGAAGGATCCGGCCACGGCGCTGGAAGGCAACGTCGAGGTCGAACCGCTCGCCGTCGACCCGACCGCCGTCGCCGCCGCGCTGGACCTGCGATGA